From Acidicapsa acidisoli, the proteins below share one genomic window:
- a CDS encoding alpha/beta fold hydrolase, with protein MDRWHNEEPITLAGIAETNPMQRREFFKLGIGVAGVVGTHVSFSSIAAAAQRSELTSGPLDTASAAKKIAFDRIGNGEKVLLISGFPQTRRSWNRLIPLLSAKFQLIPADLPSFGDSEILSAPATTENVARVFHEFVGNLGAPLHVVAHDFGAWCAYSWALLFPDDFKSLTLIEAGIPGITLLNDIQLSDYKRKWNFIFQMLPDLPAELTKGKEDIYVGWWFKNKVYKPGAVPPRDIAAYVAAYAREGRMDAAFDYCRRIVDDMEFNKKQFTGKLPIRLLAVGGQYSIPTMGESLQPYFQSAISLVIPDAGHFVPEEQPEALAKALVAFLSAKG; from the coding sequence ATGGATCGCTGGCACAACGAAGAACCGATCACACTGGCAGGCATCGCGGAAACGAACCCGATGCAACGAAGAGAATTCTTCAAGCTCGGAATTGGCGTTGCCGGCGTCGTGGGCACGCACGTCAGCTTCAGCTCGATTGCTGCTGCCGCCCAGCGCAGCGAACTGACTTCGGGACCTCTCGATACGGCGAGCGCAGCGAAGAAGATCGCATTCGACCGAATCGGGAACGGAGAGAAGGTCCTCCTGATATCCGGCTTTCCCCAAACACGTAGATCGTGGAACAGGTTAATTCCGTTATTGTCTGCGAAATTTCAGTTGATACCGGCCGACTTGCCAAGCTTCGGGGACTCGGAAATCCTTTCGGCACCGGCGACCACCGAAAACGTCGCCAGAGTTTTTCATGAGTTCGTCGGGAATCTCGGGGCGCCCCTCCACGTCGTCGCTCACGATTTTGGTGCATGGTGCGCGTACAGCTGGGCGCTTCTCTTTCCGGACGATTTCAAGTCTCTCACTCTCATCGAGGCTGGAATTCCCGGCATTACTTTGCTAAACGACATTCAGCTCTCTGACTACAAGAGGAAGTGGAACTTCATCTTCCAAATGCTTCCCGATTTGCCTGCCGAACTGACCAAAGGGAAGGAGGATATCTATGTTGGATGGTGGTTCAAGAACAAGGTGTACAAGCCAGGAGCGGTACCTCCGCGCGATATAGCAGCCTATGTCGCGGCCTATGCCCGGGAAGGGCGCATGGACGCGGCCTTCGACTACTGCCGCAGGATTGTCGATGATATGGAATTCAATAAGAAGCAGTTCACCGGCAAACTCCCAATCCGTCTCCTCGCGGTCGGCGGGCAATACTCCATTCCCACAATGGGCGAATCGCTTCAGCCTTATTTCCAAAGCGCCATTTCCCTTGTGATTCCAGATGCAGGCCATTTTGTTCCTGAAGAGCAACCTGAGGCGTTAGCCAAGGCGCTCGTTGCATTTCTCTCGGCGAAAGGGTAG
- a CDS encoding DUF5996 family protein: MPTQVDDIWPALPQSAWSETCITLQLWMQIVGKVRLALMPAINHTWAVTLYPSIHGVSTSIMPYGTRTLQIDFDFRDHVLRLETSEGRCKTIPLQPTTVASFYEKVKAALDALDTPVRIWPVPVEVSDPIPFERDHIHQAYDPECARRFWTILLQTTRVFTIFRARYIGKVSPVHLFWGALDLACTRFSGRIAPEHPGVPGLPDRITRDAYSHEVSSCGFWPGAPGIPPFFYSYAYPEPPGYRECSIAPVQAAFDTKLGEFVLPYEAMRLSADPDSTLLEFIETTYDAAARCGHWDRRALEAATKTVAP, encoded by the coding sequence GTGCCGACTCAAGTGGATGACATCTGGCCGGCCCTGCCCCAGAGTGCATGGAGCGAGACATGCATAACGCTGCAACTCTGGATGCAGATCGTCGGTAAGGTTCGGCTCGCGCTCATGCCGGCGATCAATCATACCTGGGCCGTGACCCTGTATCCGAGCATACACGGCGTCAGCACGTCGATCATGCCCTACGGCACCCGCACACTGCAGATCGACTTCGATTTTCGCGACCATGTGCTGCGGTTAGAAACCAGCGAAGGCCGCTGCAAGACTATTCCTCTGCAGCCGACGACCGTCGCGTCATTTTACGAGAAGGTGAAGGCCGCACTCGATGCTCTCGATACTCCGGTGCGCATCTGGCCTGTACCGGTTGAGGTATCTGACCCTATCCCATTTGAACGGGATCACATTCACCAAGCATATGACCCGGAATGTGCCCGGCGCTTCTGGACCATTCTGCTGCAAACGACGCGGGTTTTCACTATCTTTCGTGCCCGCTACATTGGGAAAGTCAGCCCAGTCCATCTTTTCTGGGGAGCGCTCGATCTTGCGTGCACGCGCTTCTCGGGACGCATCGCGCCCGAACATCCGGGCGTGCCGGGCTTGCCTGACCGGATAACCCGTGATGCCTATTCGCATGAAGTTAGCAGCTGCGGATTCTGGCCAGGAGCACCGGGAATTCCGCCATTTTTTTACAGCTACGCATATCCTGAACCGCCCGGGTATCGGGAATGTTCGATTGCGCCTGTACAGGCCGCCTTCGACACCAAGTTGGGTGAGTTTGTGCTGCCCTATGAGGCGATGCGTCTTTCGGCTGATCCCGATTCCACCCTGCTTGAGTTTATTGAGACCACTTACGATGCGGCAGCAAGGTGCGGGCACTGGGACCGGCGCGCTCTTGAAGCCGCAACAAAAACTGTTGCTCCTTAG
- a CDS encoding SDR family NAD(P)-dependent oxidoreductase — protein sequence MQNLTGKRVVITGGSQGLGLAMVEALTACGANVIAMSRDRANLSSAERAGAAVIAGDATDATLMNKVVREEVPDVLILNAGARLPIKPIDEQNWDEFSTVWNTDVKAGLVGIQAALCTPMKRGSRVLVMSSGAAMVLAVPFIEPDDLSLSGGYVGAKRMLWFMAHSANKVSRDRDLGILFQVLAPMQLIPGTTIGHEVAAVCAAIEGVSIEKFVLQRYGSVLRPAQIGEQVVELLSNPLYRQGVAYGFRNNCDLQLLDVSFSKALAF from the coding sequence ATGCAGAACCTGACCGGAAAACGTGTGGTCATCACTGGCGGCAGCCAGGGACTGGGGCTCGCGATGGTCGAGGCGCTCACTGCCTGCGGCGCGAATGTGATCGCAATGAGTCGCGATCGAGCAAACCTCTCTTCCGCCGAACGTGCCGGCGCCGCGGTGATTGCCGGAGACGCAACCGACGCCACGCTTATGAACAAGGTGGTTCGTGAAGAGGTGCCCGACGTGTTGATCCTCAACGCTGGTGCGCGGCTGCCGATTAAGCCGATCGACGAGCAGAACTGGGACGAGTTCTCGACCGTCTGGAATACTGATGTGAAGGCGGGGCTGGTCGGAATTCAGGCCGCACTCTGCACGCCGATGAAACGAGGTAGCCGAGTTCTGGTCATGTCGAGCGGAGCAGCGATGGTACTTGCGGTACCTTTCATCGAGCCCGACGACTTAAGCCTTTCTGGCGGCTATGTCGGGGCCAAGCGGATGTTGTGGTTCATGGCCCATAGTGCAAACAAAGTATCGCGCGACCGCGATCTTGGAATACTTTTCCAGGTGCTAGCGCCAATGCAACTGATTCCCGGTACAACCATTGGCCATGAGGTTGCAGCTGTCTGCGCGGCGATCGAGGGTGTCAGTATTGAGAAGTTTGTCCTGCAACGTTATGGCTCTGTCCTGCGCCCAGCGCAGATAGGAGAACAGGTTGTTGAACTACTCAGCAATCCGCTATACAGGCAGGGCGTCGCCTATGGCTTTCGCAATAATTGTGACCTCCAGCTTCTCGACGTATCATTTTCAAAAGCGCTGGCCTTCTGA
- a CDS encoding putative quinol monooxygenase, protein MTTTIAVTKSITTLVNVLTVEPENQQKLIHLLRESTEGVVSKLDGWISTSFIAAKDGSRVVIYSQWRDLASVQAMQADPKMIAYFPKVASLAAFDSLAGEVVYNHHA, encoded by the coding sequence ATGACCACAACAATTGCAGTGACGAAGAGCATCACCACTCTTGTCAACGTTCTGACCGTTGAGCCGGAGAATCAACAGAAGCTCATCCACTTGCTGCGTGAGAGTACCGAGGGCGTCGTCAGCAAGCTTGATGGCTGGATTTCGACCAGCTTTATCGCGGCTAAGGATGGGAGCCGCGTAGTCATCTACTCGCAGTGGCGCGACCTCGCGTCAGTGCAAGCGATGCAAGCCGATCCCAAGATGATTGCTTACTTCCCGAAGGTTGCATCCCTGGCAGCGTTCGACAGCCTCGCTGGCGAGGTTGTCTACAATCACCACGCCTGA
- a CDS encoding DUF3237 domain-containing protein, translating to MSTSLSQALPESLKSLQTRPLFVLREQVPPLFVVGQTPNGFRRIGIVPGGVFEGERLSGEVVSGNDWQSVRTDSCIKLDVQILLKTTDGALIVMTYTCLRAGPPDIIEKLDKGQAVEPGAYYFRMTPIFETAAPQYDWINRIVAVGVGHRFADGPLYSIFEVL from the coding sequence GTGTCCACCTCATTGAGCCAGGCACTTCCGGAGTCATTGAAGAGCTTGCAAACGCGCCCGCTGTTCGTCCTGCGCGAGCAGGTGCCACCTCTGTTTGTCGTCGGTCAAACTCCCAACGGATTCCGACGCATCGGCATTGTTCCGGGAGGGGTATTCGAGGGTGAGCGCCTTTCCGGCGAAGTCGTCAGCGGCAATGACTGGCAGTCTGTGCGTACGGATTCGTGCATCAAACTCGATGTTCAGATTTTGCTCAAAACGACGGACGGGGCACTGATCGTGATGACGTACACCTGCCTGCGCGCTGGGCCACCCGACATTATCGAAAAGCTCGACAAGGGCCAAGCTGTCGAACCCGGCGCCTACTACTTCCGCATGACTCCGATCTTCGAGACCGCCGCGCCGCAATATGATTGGATCAACAGGATCGTTGCTGTTGGCGTTGGTCACAGGTTTGCAGACGGCCCACTCTACAGCATCTTCGAGGTTCTCTGA